From a region of the Spirochaetota bacterium genome:
- a CDS encoding TIM44-like domain-containing protein, with amino-acid sequence MNQITRSISTITTVLFFLILIGDAAITLHDALGRAGRGGSYRSSSSSSSSSSSSGSSWRSSSSRGSSSYYRSSSSTSSSSTSSSTSTSSSSSSTSSSSGSYTPTPKVVKEYDNYYSFNAWSAVLTVNRDGSVDVTETFDVTLTEYQYGLLRTLDPVFQNEGKQYNTLMVTDPKCTQGYAEYKDGVIQFGYKDKLVKGRQNFTLNYRVTGMIVPAGKGARLQWRPLLNWFVKGATVKIILPDDTAPLRTKLREIKWRLSSMYRRLEMPGEEKELPCTVAGNVISFPYSYNYDYTWEHFLDLTVDLPAGVIDTAATVAGLEKALKDKQLPSVREYRADIAINEDRTVDRKETYSVAPESTTDKTIMRSRPRFYSVLNREAKPGTDPWVLATGDQYFYGFDKGSCSGDDYGRDLVCVPMEKGGTTRYNYSTLGNNNAKDPFFFELRIPSAHVKRADRVTFDIALPPFVKKEETQVKLYLISGFFSGANTYGVWRDYSDKTRDEILLHEADFTSRWDGNRLVCEYPAGLIDEQFLIARVFLPPVGFRDVGGFKSARISLSNAWHFKKKKFLIVSFIMSCILAGVIILVVRKKTKDSGTAATSKPPSPSESEKFIAEVRTEDPAFSPEAFLERCGTIAGRIQEAWSGGNMAPVRNLVSQGVYNRFRLQLKLMGEQEKVRNLMGDFGVDSLSIIGTSLSHSYQTIHVRMDAHARDVTVPVSMAEEEKKNALAKAEKTSFTEIYSFTRKRGAKTDAAKNILAGQCPNCGNIADAAGESNKCKTCGTIYNSGEFDWVLSEITQDIEWKAGSAAEIPGLNELETKNLSVNRQVIEDRASYLFWRWIDSQAQGSAAPLARDATEKLIDKIKSDNQSSCEFFQTAVGSVDLLKVTDEDKDFRAVVLVLWSAAYSAEKEPEHFEHELKLLLSKQIKNPYGFADHGCDTCGAPLPESDAATCAYCGSALQKTNSDWLLDVVVKHREGS; translated from the coding sequence ATGAACCAGATCACCCGCTCAATCAGCACAATCACGACAGTATTATTTTTTCTGATACTGATAGGCGACGCGGCGATCACGCTTCACGACGCCCTGGGCCGGGCCGGCCGCGGCGGAAGCTACCGCTCGTCAAGCTCAAGCTCCAGCTCGAGCTCCAGCTCCGGCTCATCCTGGCGGTCCAGCAGCTCCCGCGGCTCGTCGTCATATTACCGCAGCTCGTCATCGACGAGCTCATCGTCAACATCATCAAGCACATCAACATCGTCATCCTCGTCATCAACCTCATCCAGCTCGGGGTCGTATACGCCGACTCCGAAGGTAGTCAAAGAATACGACAATTACTACAGCTTTAACGCCTGGTCCGCGGTCCTCACTGTTAACCGCGACGGCTCTGTCGACGTGACCGAGACCTTTGACGTGACCCTGACGGAATACCAGTATGGCCTCCTCCGTACCCTGGACCCGGTATTCCAGAACGAAGGCAAACAGTACAACACACTGATGGTAACCGACCCGAAGTGCACCCAGGGATACGCGGAATACAAGGACGGCGTCATCCAGTTCGGATATAAAGACAAACTGGTGAAAGGGAGGCAGAATTTTACTCTGAATTACCGCGTCACCGGCATGATAGTGCCGGCAGGGAAAGGGGCCCGGCTCCAGTGGCGACCGCTTTTAAATTGGTTCGTAAAGGGGGCCACCGTCAAAATCATCCTCCCCGACGACACAGCGCCGCTGCGGACAAAACTGCGTGAGATCAAGTGGAGGCTTTCATCGATGTATCGCCGCCTGGAAATGCCCGGCGAGGAGAAGGAGCTGCCCTGCACCGTCGCGGGAAACGTGATATCCTTTCCTTATTCCTATAATTATGACTATACCTGGGAACACTTCCTGGACCTCACCGTTGACCTGCCCGCGGGCGTGATCGACACAGCCGCGACCGTGGCGGGCCTTGAAAAGGCGCTGAAAGATAAACAGCTTCCCTCGGTGCGGGAATACCGGGCCGATATTGCTATAAACGAAGACCGGACCGTTGACAGGAAGGAAACATATTCAGTGGCCCCGGAAAGCACAACCGACAAGACCATCATGAGGAGCCGTCCACGGTTCTATTCCGTATTGAACCGGGAAGCGAAACCGGGCACCGATCCGTGGGTACTGGCGACGGGGGACCAGTATTTCTACGGCTTTGACAAGGGATCGTGCAGCGGCGACGACTACGGGCGGGACCTGGTGTGCGTCCCGATGGAAAAAGGCGGCACAACCCGTTACAACTACTCGACACTGGGGAACAACAACGCCAAAGATCCCTTCTTCTTCGAGCTGCGCATACCCTCGGCGCACGTAAAAAGGGCGGACCGCGTCACCTTCGATATCGCCCTTCCCCCCTTCGTGAAAAAGGAGGAGACGCAGGTAAAGCTCTACCTCATCAGCGGCTTTTTCAGCGGCGCCAACACCTACGGGGTATGGCGCGATTACAGCGACAAAACCAGGGACGAGATACTGCTTCATGAAGCGGATTTTACGAGCAGGTGGGACGGCAACAGGCTGGTCTGCGAATATCCGGCCGGACTCATTGACGAGCAGTTCCTGATCGCCCGGGTGTTCCTTCCCCCGGTGGGCTTCAGGGACGTCGGCGGTTTTAAAAGCGCGCGGATCAGCCTTTCGAACGCCTGGCATTTCAAGAAGAAAAAATTCCTCATCGTATCCTTCATTATGTCCTGCATCCTGGCTGGCGTCATCATCCTCGTTGTCAGAAAGAAAACAAAGGATTCCGGTACGGCCGCAACATCAAAACCGCCCTCACCATCCGAATCCGAGAAATTCATCGCCGAGGTGCGGACCGAGGACCCGGCCTTTTCGCCCGAGGCCTTCCTTGAACGATGCGGCACCATCGCGGGAAGAATCCAGGAGGCCTGGTCCGGCGGGAACATGGCGCCGGTGCGCAACCTGGTTTCCCAGGGCGTGTACAACCGCTTCAGGCTCCAGCTTAAGCTCATGGGGGAGCAGGAAAAGGTCCGGAACCTGATGGGAGACTTCGGGGTGGACAGCCTCTCCATCATCGGCACCTCTCTTTCCCATTCCTACCAGACTATCCACGTGCGGATGGACGCGCATGCGCGGGACGTCACGGTACCGGTTTCCATGGCGGAGGAGGAGAAAAAGAACGCCCTCGCAAAGGCGGAAAAGACCTCCTTCACCGAGATATACTCTTTCACGAGAAAGCGCGGCGCGAAGACCGATGCCGCGAAGAACATCCTCGCCGGCCAGTGCCCCAACTGCGGCAACATCGCGGACGCGGCAGGCGAATCCAACAAGTGCAAGACCTGCGGCACCATCTACAACTCCGGGGAGTTCGACTGGGTCCTTTCGGAGATAACCCAGGACATCGAGTGGAAGGCCGGCTCCGCTGCGGAAATCCCCGGCCTTAACGAGCTCGAGACGAAAAACCTCTCGGTCAACCGCCAGGTGATCGAGGACCGCGCGTCATACCTCTTCTGGCGCTGGATCGACAGCCAGGCACAGGGAAGCGCCGCGCCCCTGGCCCGGGACGCAACGGAGAAGCTGATCGATAAAATCAAGTCCGATAACCAGAGCTCGTGCGAATTCTTTCAGACTGCCGTCGGCTCGGTCGATCTTCTGAAAGTAACAGACGAAGACAAGGATTTCCGCGCCGTGGTGCTGGTGCTCTGGAGCGCCGCCTACAGCGCGGAAAAGGAGCCAGAGCACTTCGAGCATGAACTGAAGCTTCTCCTGTCCAAGCAGATAAAGAACCCTTACGGCTTCGCGGACCACGGCTGCGACACCTGCGGCGCGCCCCTGCCGGAGAGCGACGCTGCTACCTGCGCCTACTGCGGCAGCGCGCTGCAGAAGACGAACAGCGACTGGCTCCTCGACGTGGTCGTGAAGCACAGGGAGGGCTCCTGA